The Staphylococcus sp. KG4-3 genome has a window encoding:
- a CDS encoding DUF3267 domain-containing protein, producing MFKIDLFSSKKALEGFILFQFTIVMISILVSYKLAYSMTHIIEQNIVLNLLLGIIGFAVVYFLHEFIHNIMFRMFAKGNKPTYRIRLGLMTTHMPNVYFKKWQYISIMLAPLVIITSALFILFSFFAYSSLIFIACFHIGYCVLDLYFLSGAFNKNVQLIEDTEDGIIFYTKASLQDLQTEAK from the coding sequence ATGTTCAAAATTGATTTATTTTCGAGCAAAAAGGCGCTTGAAGGCTTTATCTTATTTCAATTTACAATTGTGATGATTAGCATTTTAGTATCTTATAAATTAGCTTATTCTATGACACATATTATTGAACAGAATATTGTTTTAAATTTGTTGCTTGGCATAATAGGTTTTGCAGTTGTATACTTTTTACATGAATTTATTCACAACATTATGTTTCGAATGTTTGCAAAGGGTAATAAACCTACGTATCGTATTCGATTAGGTTTAATGACAACACATATGCCAAATGTTTATTTCAAAAAATGGCAGTACATCAGCATCATGTTAGCTCCATTAGTCATCATTACAAGTGCGCTATTCATATTATTTTCTTTCTTTGCATATTCATCGCTTATATTTATAGCATGTTTTCACATAGGATACTGTGTGTTGGATTTGTACTTTCTATCAGGTGCTTTTAATAAAAATGTGCAATTGATTGAAGACACAGAAGATGGTATTATATTTTACACTAAAGCTTCACTTCAAGACTTACAAACAGAAGCAAAATAG
- the rlmD gene encoding 23S rRNA (uracil(1939)-C(5))-methyltransferase RlmD, protein MNTIQKNEVAEGKVVDLTHEGHGVVKFDRYPVFVPNALIDEIIEFKVIKVKKNFAIGKLMTIKEQSESRVEPPCVYYYKCGGCQLQHMTYQSQLDMKKEQVINLFQRKAGFKDVVIHDTIGMDNPWYYRNKSQIPVGKNNEHEVITGFYRQRSHDIIDMDECLIQDSLHQDVINKVKVWFNELNVSIYNERQKQGLMRHVVIRTGHHSRELMVIFVTNGKKFKQSDIITDRLVADFPEIVSIKQNINTTHSNVIMGDNSYTLYGKDEIEDTLSDVTFKINDQSFYQINSIQTEKLYQRAIEYAELQGEEVVLDTYCGIGTIGLYMAPKAKHVYGVEVVPEAIKDAQLNATINQFENTTFVCGKAEDVILKWESEGIKPDIVMVDPPRKGCDETFLETLLELKPKKIVYISCNPSTQQRDAQLLARHYKLTQITPVDMFPHTTHVETVAQFERL, encoded by the coding sequence ATGAACACAATTCAAAAAAATGAAGTCGCAGAGGGTAAAGTTGTAGATTTAACGCACGAAGGTCATGGTGTTGTGAAATTCGATCGTTATCCTGTTTTTGTTCCTAATGCATTAATTGATGAAATTATTGAATTTAAAGTAATTAAAGTGAAGAAAAATTTTGCAATAGGTAAATTAATGACTATTAAAGAGCAAAGTGAGTCGCGTGTAGAACCACCTTGTGTCTATTATTATAAATGTGGTGGTTGTCAGTTACAGCATATGACTTATCAATCACAATTAGATATGAAAAAAGAACAAGTGATAAATTTATTTCAACGAAAAGCAGGGTTTAAAGACGTAGTTATACACGATACAATTGGAATGGATAATCCTTGGTATTACAGAAATAAATCACAAATTCCAGTAGGTAAAAATAATGAGCATGAAGTAATAACTGGATTTTATCGTCAACGTAGTCATGACATAATCGACATGGATGAATGTTTAATACAAGATAGTTTACATCAAGACGTTATAAATAAAGTTAAAGTATGGTTTAATGAACTTAATGTTAGTATTTATAATGAACGTCAGAAGCAAGGATTAATGCGTCATGTAGTTATTAGAACTGGACACCATTCGAGAGAATTAATGGTTATCTTTGTCACAAATGGCAAAAAATTTAAACAAAGTGACATCATAACAGATAGATTAGTGGCGGACTTCCCAGAAATTGTCAGTATTAAACAAAATATAAATACAACACATTCTAATGTAATTATGGGAGACAATTCATATACTTTATATGGAAAAGATGAGATTGAAGATACATTATCTGATGTTACATTCAAAATAAATGACCAATCATTTTATCAAATTAACTCCATTCAAACTGAAAAGTTATATCAGCGTGCTATAGAATATGCTGAACTACAAGGTGAAGAAGTTGTGCTTGATACGTATTGCGGTATTGGTACTATAGGATTATACATGGCTCCAAAAGCGAAACATGTTTATGGAGTTGAAGTTGTTCCTGAAGCGATTAAGGACGCGCAGTTAAATGCGACTATAAACCAATTTGAAAATACTACTTTTGTCTGTGGCAAGGCCGAAGATGTTATCTTAAAATGGGAATCAGAAGGAATTAAACCAGATATAGTAATGGTTGATCCACCTCGCAAAGGGTGTGACGAAACATTTTTGGAAACATTATTGGAATTAAAACCCAAAAAGATCGTCTACATTTCCTGCAATCCATCGACACAACAACGTGATGCTCAATTACTAGCACGTCATTATAAATTAACGCAAATAACACCCGTAGATATGTTTCCACATACAACACATGTTGAGACTGTTGCACAATTTGAGAGACTTTAG
- a CDS encoding diacylglycerol kinase has product MRKRARIIYNPTSGKELFKRTLPDVLIKLEKAGFETSAYATEKVGDATTEATRCLEQNYDVLIAAGGDGTLNEVINGIAEKANRPSLGIIPMGTVNDFGRALHLPTDIMSAIDVIIEGHITRVDIGKMNSRYFINLAAGGQLTQVSYETPSKLKSIVGPFAYYIKGFEMLPQMKAVDIRIEYDDELFQGEALLFLLGLTNSMAGFEKLVPDAKLDDGYFTLIIVEKANLAELGHIMTLASRGEHTKHPKVHYKKAKSISISSFTDMQLNVDGEYGGKLPGNFLNLKQHIEVFTPSDIQNEEIVEQ; this is encoded by the coding sequence ATGAGAAAACGAGCTAGAATCATTTATAACCCAACATCTGGAAAAGAACTTTTTAAGCGCACCTTACCAGATGTTTTAATTAAATTAGAAAAAGCAGGTTTTGAAACAAGTGCTTACGCAACTGAAAAAGTCGGAGATGCTACAACAGAAGCAACACGTTGTTTAGAACAAAATTACGATGTACTCATAGCCGCTGGTGGTGATGGCACTTTAAACGAAGTTATCAATGGTATAGCAGAAAAAGCCAATAGACCGAGTTTAGGTATCATTCCAATGGGCACTGTTAATGATTTTGGTCGTGCGTTACATTTACCTACTGATATAATGAGTGCGATTGATGTTATCATTGAAGGTCACATTACGCGTGTAGATATAGGGAAAATGAATAGTCGCTATTTTATTAATTTAGCCGCAGGAGGACAATTAACTCAAGTATCGTATGAAACACCGAGTAAATTAAAATCAATTGTTGGACCGTTTGCATATTATATAAAAGGGTTTGAAATGTTACCGCAGATGAAAGCAGTAGATATCCGCATTGAATATGATGACGAATTATTTCAAGGCGAAGCACTTTTATTTTTACTTGGTTTGACAAATTCAATGGCAGGTTTTGAGAAATTAGTACCTGATGCAAAATTAGATGATGGTTATTTTACTTTGATTATCGTTGAAAAGGCGAATCTTGCAGAACTAGGTCATATAATGACTTTAGCTTCAAGAGGTGAGCATACGAAACATCCAAAGGTACATTATAAGAAGGCGAAATCTATAAGTATTTCCTCATTTACTGATATGCAACTTAATGTAGATGGCGAATATGGTGGTAAACTACCAGGTAATTTCTTGAATTTGAAACAACATATTGAAGTGTTTACACCAAGTGATATACAAAATGAAGAAATAGTTGAACAATAA
- the gatB gene encoding Asp-tRNA(Asn)/Glu-tRNA(Gln) amidotransferase subunit GatB: protein MHFETVIGLEVHVELKTDSKMFSSSPAHFGAKPNSNTNVIDLAYPGVLPVVNKRAVDWAMRASMALNMEIATESKFDRKNYFYPDNPKAYQISQFDQPIGENGYIDIEVDGETKRIGITRLHMEEDAGKSTHKDGYSLVDLNRQGTPLIEIVSEPDIRSPQEAYAYLEKLRSIIQYTGVSDCKMEEGSLRCDANISLRPYGQEEFGTKAELKNLNSFTYVRKGLEYEEKRQEEELLNGGEILQETRRFDESNGKTLLMRVKEGSDDYRYFPEPDIVPLYVDDEWKEHVRQTIPELPDERKEKYVNQFGLPAYDAHVLTLTKEMSDFFEGAVAQGADVKLTSNWLMGGVNEYLNKNQIELLDTKLTPENLAGMIKLIEDGTMSSKIAKKVFPELAENGGDAKQIMEDKGLVQISDEATLLKFVNEALDNNEQSIEDYKNGKGKAMGFLVGQIMKASKGQANPQLVNQLLKQELDKR from the coding sequence ATGCATTTTGAAACAGTTATTGGGCTAGAAGTCCATGTTGAGTTGAAAACAGATTCTAAAATGTTCTCATCATCACCAGCGCATTTTGGAGCGAAACCAAACTCAAATACAAATGTAATTGACCTTGCATATCCTGGTGTCTTGCCAGTAGTAAATAAACGTGCAGTTGATTGGGCTATGAGAGCATCAATGGCATTAAATATGGAAATTGCTACGGAATCAAAATTTGACCGTAAAAACTATTTCTATCCAGATAATCCAAAAGCATATCAAATATCACAGTTCGACCAACCAATTGGTGAAAATGGCTATATTGATATCGAGGTTGATGGAGAGACAAAACGTATTGGTATCACACGTTTACACATGGAAGAAGACGCTGGTAAATCAACACATAAAGATGGCTATTCTTTAGTTGATTTAAATAGACAAGGTACGCCATTAATTGAAATCGTATCTGAACCAGACATTCGTTCACCACAAGAAGCGTACGCGTACTTAGAAAAATTACGTTCTATTATTCAATACACAGGCGTTTCTGATTGTAAAATGGAAGAAGGTTCACTACGTTGTGATGCTAATATTTCTTTACGTCCATATGGTCAAGAAGAGTTTGGTACAAAAGCAGAACTTAAAAACCTAAATTCATTTACGTATGTTCGTAAAGGTCTAGAATATGAAGAAAAACGCCAGGAAGAAGAGTTGTTAAATGGTGGGGAAATTCTTCAAGAAACACGTAGATTTGATGAATCTAATGGTAAAACATTATTAATGCGTGTTAAAGAAGGTTCTGATGACTATCGTTACTTCCCGGAACCAGATATTGTTCCTTTATACGTTGATGATGAGTGGAAAGAGCATGTTCGCCAAACAATTCCAGAATTACCAGATGAAAGAAAAGAAAAATATGTTAACCAATTTGGTTTACCAGCTTATGATGCACATGTACTTACGCTTACTAAAGAAATGTCAGATTTCTTCGAAGGTGCTGTAGCACAAGGTGCTGACGTCAAATTAACATCTAACTGGTTAATGGGCGGGGTGAACGAGTATTTAAATAAGAACCAAATTGAATTATTAGATACTAAACTTACACCTGAAAACTTAGCTGGAATGATTAAATTAATCGAAGACGGCACAATGAGTAGTAAAATTGCTAAAAAAGTATTCCCAGAACTTGCCGAAAATGGTGGGGATGCCAAGCAAATTATGGAAGATAAAGGCTTAGTTCAAATCTCGGATGAGGCAACGCTTCTGAAGTTTGTAAATGAAGCATTAGATAATAATGAACAATCAATTGAAGACTATAAAAATGGTAAGGGTAAAGCGATGGGCTTCTTAGTTGGTCAAATTATGAAAGCTTCGAAAGGTCAAGCAAATCCACAACTAGTCAATCAATTATTGAAACAAGAATTAGATAAAAGATAA
- the gatA gene encoding Asp-tRNA(Asn)/Glu-tRNA(Gln) amidotransferase subunit GatA has translation MTIRYESVENLISLIKNKEIKPSQIVNDIYDAIEETDPTIKSFLALDKENAIKKAQELDELQAKDQMEGKLFGIPMGIKDNIITEGVETTCASKMLEGFVPIYESTVMNKLHNENAVLIGKLNMDEFAMGGSTETSYYKKTVNPFDHTAVPGGSSGGSAAAVAAGLVPFSLGSDTGGSIRQPAAYCGIVGLKPTYGRVSRFGLVAFASSLDQIGPLTRTVKDNALVLEAITGVDENDSTSAPVEEADYTADIGKDIKGLKVALPSEYLGEGVSDEVKDSVKEAVETLKSLGATVEEVSLPNTKYGIPSYYVIASSEASSNLSRFDGIRYGYHSPEANSLEELYKMSRSEGFGEEVKRRIFLGTFALSSGYYDAFYKKSQKVRTLIKNDFDRIFENYDVVVGPTTPTTAFNLGEEIDDPLTMYANDLLTTPVNLAGLPGISVPCGHSNGRPIGLQFIGKPFDEKTLYRVAYQYETQFNFHNEYEKL, from the coding sequence ATGACGATCCGTTATGAATCTGTGGAGAATTTAATCAGCTTAATCAAAAACAAAGAAATAAAACCATCACAAATTGTCAATGACATTTACGATGCAATTGAAGAAACGGATCCAACTATTAAATCATTTCTTGCGTTAGATAAAGAAAATGCAATTAAGAAAGCACAAGAGCTTGATGAATTACAAGCTAAGGATCAAATGGAAGGTAAGTTATTTGGTATCCCAATGGGAATTAAAGATAACATTATTACCGAAGGTGTGGAAACAACTTGTGCTAGTAAAATGTTAGAAGGATTTGTACCGATTTATGAATCAACTGTAATGAACAAGTTACATAATGAAAATGCGGTACTTATCGGTAAATTGAATATGGATGAATTTGCAATGGGTGGTTCAACAGAAACATCTTATTACAAAAAAACAGTGAATCCATTCGATCATACCGCGGTTCCAGGTGGTTCATCTGGTGGTTCAGCAGCAGCTGTAGCAGCTGGCTTAGTACCGTTTAGTTTAGGTTCAGATACTGGTGGCTCAATCCGTCAACCAGCTGCATACTGTGGTATCGTAGGTCTAAAACCAACATATGGACGTGTATCTCGTTTTGGTCTTGTTGCATTTGCATCATCATTAGATCAAATTGGTCCATTGACACGTACGGTTAAAGATAATGCACTAGTGCTAGAGGCAATTACAGGTGTTGACGAAAATGATTCAACAAGTGCTCCTGTTGAAGAAGCTGATTATACAGCTGACATAGGAAAAGACATCAAAGGTCTTAAAGTAGCTTTACCAAGTGAATATTTAGGCGAAGGTGTTTCTGATGAGGTTAAAGATTCAGTTAAAGAAGCAGTCGAAACACTGAAATCATTAGGTGCAACAGTTGAAGAAGTTTCATTACCTAATACGAAGTATGGTATTCCATCTTATTATGTTATTGCATCTTCAGAAGCATCATCTAACTTATCTCGTTTTGATGGTATAAGATATGGCTATCATTCACCTGAAGCCAATTCATTAGAAGAATTATATAAAATGTCCAGAAGTGAAGGTTTTGGTGAAGAAGTTAAACGTCGTATCTTCTTAGGTACATTTGCATTAAGCTCAGGATATTATGATGCTTTCTACAAAAAATCACAAAAAGTTAGAACTTTAATTAAAAACGACTTTGATCGTATTTTTGAAAATTATGATGTTGTAGTAGGACCTACTACACCAACTACTGCATTTAATTTAGGTGAAGAGATTGATGATCCACTTACAATGTATGCGAACGATTTATTAACAACGCCTGTAAACTTAGCAGGATTACCAGGTATATCTGTACCGTGTGGGCACTCAAATGGTCGACCAATTGGTTTACAATTTATCGGTAAACCTTTTGATGAAAAAACATTGTACCGTGTCGCTTACCAATACGAAACACAATTCAATTTTCATAATGAATACGAAAAATTATAA
- the gatC gene encoding Asp-tRNA(Asn)/Glu-tRNA(Gln) amidotransferase subunit GatC, giving the protein MAKVTREEVEHIANLARLQITEDETAEMQNTLESILNFANQIDTADTSNIEPTYHVLDLQNVLREDKAVEGIPQELALKNAKETEDGQFKVPSIMNEEDA; this is encoded by the coding sequence ATGGCTAAAGTTACACGAGAAGAAGTTGAACACATCGCTAATTTAGCAAGACTTCAAATTACTGAAGATGAAACTGCAGAAATGCAAAACACTTTAGAAAGTATTTTAAACTTTGCTAACCAAATAGATACAGCGGATACAAGTAATATTGAACCAACATATCATGTATTAGATTTACAAAATGTATTACGTGAAGATAAAGCAGTCGAGGGCATTCCCCAAGAACTTGCATTAAAAAATGCTAAAGAGACGGAAGATGGACAATTTAAAGTGCCATCTATCATGAATGAGGAGGACGCTTAA
- the putP gene encoding sodium/proline symporter PutP yields MLILGTSLANQVHASWQTYIMIVIYFIILLVIGYYGYKQSTSNLSEFMLGGRSIGPYVTALSAGASDMSGWMIMGLPGSVYSTGLSAMWITIGLSLGAYVNYFVVAPRLRVYTELAGDAITLPDFFKNRLNDQNNYIKIISGLIIVVFFTLYTHSGFVSGGKLFESAFGLNYHWGLIIVAAIVIFYTFFGGYLAVSITDFFQGVIMLIAMVMVPIVALLELSGLDTFRQVAEMKPTNMNLFKGTTVLGIISLFAWGLGYFGQPHIIVRFMSIKTHKLLPKARRLGISWMVIGLLGAVAVGLTGIAFVSERNIQLEDPETLFIVMSQILFHPLVGGFLLAAILAAIMSTISSQLLVTSSSLTEDFYKLIRGEDKAREHEKEFVLVGRLSVLLVAIVAIWIAWSPNDTILNLVGNAWAGFGAAFSPLVIFSLYWKGLSHAGALSGMITGAVVVIIWIAWIKPLATINEIFGMYEIIPGFLTSVIVTYLVSKYTKKPGDFVEKDLNKVKQLIKE; encoded by the coding sequence ATGCTGATTTTGGGCACTTCATTAGCTAATCAAGTTCATGCGAGTTGGCAAACTTATATTATGATCGTAATATATTTCATTATACTACTCGTTATTGGTTATTATGGGTATAAACAGTCTACAAGTAATTTAAGTGAATTTATGCTTGGAGGCAGAAGTATTGGTCCTTATGTCACCGCTCTTTCAGCTGGTGCATCGGATATGAGTGGTTGGATGATTATGGGATTACCTGGTTCTGTATATAGTACGGGGCTTTCAGCAATGTGGATAACAATCGGTCTCTCATTAGGCGCATATGTGAACTACTTTGTCGTAGCGCCTAGGTTAAGAGTTTATACTGAACTCGCAGGCGATGCGATTACATTACCAGATTTTTTCAAAAATAGACTGAATGATCAAAATAATTATATAAAAATTATTTCTGGTTTAATTATCGTAGTTTTCTTCACGCTGTATACACACTCTGGTTTTGTTTCAGGGGGCAAATTATTCGAAAGTGCTTTTGGTTTGAACTATCACTGGGGACTTATTATAGTAGCTGCTATTGTCATTTTTTATACTTTTTTTGGAGGTTACTTAGCTGTTTCTATTACAGATTTCTTCCAAGGAGTTATCATGTTAATTGCCATGGTCATGGTACCCATTGTTGCTCTCCTAGAGCTCAGTGGTTTGGATACATTTAGACAAGTAGCTGAAATGAAACCAACAAATATGAACTTATTTAAAGGTACAACAGTACTAGGGATTATTTCATTATTTGCTTGGGGCTTAGGCTATTTTGGTCAGCCACATATCATTGTTAGGTTTATGTCTATTAAAACACATAAATTGTTACCTAAAGCAAGGCGACTTGGCATTAGTTGGATGGTTATAGGTTTGTTAGGTGCTGTAGCAGTTGGGCTTACTGGTATTGCATTTGTTTCTGAGCGCAATATTCAATTAGAAGATCCTGAAACCCTATTTATTGTTATGAGTCAAATTTTATTCCACCCTCTTGTAGGTGGTTTCTTATTAGCAGCGATATTGGCTGCAATTATGAGCACAATATCATCTCAGTTACTTGTAACCTCTAGTTCATTAACTGAAGATTTTTATAAATTAATTCGTGGAGAAGATAAAGCCCGAGAACATGAAAAAGAATTCGTCTTAGTTGGTAGGTTATCTGTATTGTTAGTAGCCATTGTTGCTATTTGGATTGCTTGGTCACCAAATGATACTATTTTAAATTTAGTCGGAAATGCATGGGCAGGATTTGGCGCTGCTTTCAGTCCTTTAGTTATCTTCTCACTATACTGGAAAGGTTTATCACATGCAGGGGCTTTATCTGGCATGATTACAGGTGCAGTAGTTGTTATTATCTGGATTGCTTGGATAAAACCTTTAGCTACTATCAACGAAATATTTGGTATGTATGAAATCATACCTGGTTTCTTGACAAGTGTGATTGTAACTTACCTTGTTAGTAAATATACTAAAAAACCTGGAGATTTTGTCGAAAAAGATCTCAATAAAGTCAAACAACTTATTAAAGAATAA
- a CDS encoding CamS family sex pheromone protein: protein MKRTIILIISAIFVLSACGQNEEKPKEKSKGNEQQQESGSVKEIATDKNVQGDNYRTILPFKESQARGLLQDNMANSYNGEDFENGLLDLSKSVFPTDEYLYQDGQYLDKSTINAFLSPKYTKSEVDKMDEDERKEKKANENLGLNPSHNGETDPEKIAKNSPAYLSNILEQDFYGSGDTKGKKIKGMTIGLAMNSTYYYQKEKDGETYSEDLDDKEIKKQGKQMAGEILSRIREHKDLKEIPIHFAIYRQTGENSIVPGEFIAGTTVEESKTRINDWKDINQKTVLLPSQEAADLDENLNNDFKQFNDDLQTYFNNFTQAVGTVKFDKKEAKQLSVDVPIDYYGKAETIGITQYVTEQAEKYFDDIDEYEIHIKDGNNPKALISKSKDDKEPQVHIYKNNN, encoded by the coding sequence ATGAAAAGAACGATAATATTAATCATTTCAGCAATTTTTGTATTATCAGCATGTGGTCAAAACGAAGAGAAACCAAAAGAAAAATCAAAGGGTAATGAACAGCAACAAGAATCAGGTTCTGTAAAAGAAATCGCAACTGATAAAAATGTACAAGGTGATAACTACAGAACAATTTTACCTTTTAAAGAAAGTCAGGCTCGAGGATTATTACAAGATAATATGGCTAATAGTTATAATGGAGAAGACTTTGAAAATGGCCTTTTAGATTTAAGTAAAAGCGTATTCCCAACTGACGAATATTTATATCAAGATGGCCAATACTTAGATAAATCCACAATTAACGCATTTTTAAGTCCGAAGTATACGAAATCTGAAGTAGATAAGATGGATGAAGATGAGCGTAAAGAGAAAAAAGCAAATGAGAATTTAGGGCTTAATCCTTCTCATAATGGTGAGACAGACCCTGAAAAAATTGCTAAAAATTCCCCAGCCTATTTATCTAACATTTTAGAGCAGGATTTTTATGGTAGCGGTGATACTAAAGGTAAAAAAATCAAAGGTATGACAATAGGTTTAGCAATGAATAGTACATACTATTATCAAAAAGAAAAAGATGGCGAAACTTATAGTGAAGATTTAGATGATAAAGAAATTAAAAAGCAAGGCAAGCAAATGGCAGGAGAAATTCTATCTAGAATTCGTGAGCATAAAGATTTAAAAGAAATACCAATCCATTTTGCAATCTACAGACAAACTGGAGAAAATTCTATTGTACCTGGAGAGTTTATTGCAGGTACAACTGTTGAAGAAAGTAAAACTCGTATCAATGACTGGAAAGATATTAATCAAAAGACAGTCTTATTACCTTCACAAGAAGCGGCTGATTTAGATGAAAACTTAAATAATGATTTTAAACAGTTTAATGATGACTTGCAAACTTATTTTAATAACTTTACTCAAGCAGTAGGAACGGTTAAATTCGATAAAAAAGAAGCAAAACAATTGTCTGTCGATGTACCAATTGATTACTATGGTAAAGCAGAAACAATTGGTATCACTCAGTATGTGACAGAACAAGCAGAAAAATATTTTGATGATATTGATGAATATGAAATTCATATTAAGGATGGTAATAATCCCAAAGCCTTAATCAGTAAATCAAAAGATGATAAAGAACCGCAAGTTCATATTTATAAAAATAATAATTAG
- the ligA gene encoding NAD-dependent DNA ligase LigA, whose product MADLQSRVNELHELLNQYSYEYYVQDNPSVPDSEYDKLLHELIDIETTHPEYRTEDSPTVRVGGSAQSTFEKVQHDTPMLSLGNAFNEEDLRKFDQRIRDNIGDVEYMCELKIDGLAVSLKYENGRFVQGLTRGDGTTGEDITENLKTIHAIPLKINEPRTFEVRGEAYMPRKSFFNLNEAKAENDEQPFANPRNAAAGSLRQLDSKLAAKRKLSVFLYSVNDFTQFNADTQSEALDELDQLGFKTNQARQRVQTIDEVLAYIEKWTEQREDLPYDIDGIVIKVNALEQQEELGFTQKSPRWAIAYKFPAEEVITELLDIELSIGRTGVVTPTAILEPVKVAGTTVSRASLHNEDLIHEKDIRIGDSVVIKKAGDIIPEVIKSVLDRRPENAEQYNMPTHCPSCDHELVRIEGEVALRCINPKCQAQLVEGLIHFVSRQAMNIDGLGTKIIQQLYENELIKDVADIFYLTKADLEPLDRMGEKKIDNLLKAIELAKSNSLEQLLFGLGIRHLGVKASQVIAEKYSTMDKLFDVTEEDLIAIHDIGHKLAQSVVTYLENEDIRALIEKLKAKNVNMTYKGVKTSELEGHPEFKDKTIVLTGKLYQMTRNEASKWLALQGAKVTNSVTKSTDLVIAGEDAGSKLTKAEKFGTDIWSEEDFVQKQKEIEG is encoded by the coding sequence GTGGCTGATTTGCAATCGCGTGTAAATGAATTACATGAATTATTAAATCAATATAGTTATGAATATTATGTTCAAGATAATCCATCCGTGCCAGATAGCGAGTACGATAAGTTGTTACACGAGTTAATAGATATTGAAACAACTCATCCTGAATATCGAACAGAGGATTCACCTACAGTGAGAGTAGGTGGTAGTGCGCAATCGACATTTGAGAAAGTGCAACATGATACCCCTATGCTTAGTTTAGGTAATGCATTTAACGAGGAAGATTTAAGGAAGTTTGATCAACGTATACGTGACAACATTGGTGATGTGGAGTATATGTGTGAATTAAAAATAGATGGTTTAGCTGTGTCATTAAAATATGAAAATGGAAGATTTGTCCAAGGGTTAACACGTGGCGATGGTACAACAGGTGAAGATATAACAGAAAACTTAAAAACCATTCACGCTATTCCTTTAAAAATTAATGAACCTAGAACATTTGAAGTTCGTGGTGAGGCGTATATGCCTAGAAAATCATTTTTTAATTTGAATGAAGCTAAGGCAGAAAATGATGAACAGCCTTTTGCAAATCCAAGAAACGCAGCTGCAGGTTCGCTAAGACAATTAGATTCTAAACTTGCAGCTAAACGTAAATTAAGCGTCTTTTTATATAGTGTGAATGATTTTACGCAATTTAACGCAGATACTCAAAGCGAAGCGTTAGATGAGTTAGACCAATTAGGATTTAAAACAAATCAAGCACGCCAACGTGTTCAAACGATAGACGAAGTGTTAGCATATATCGAAAAATGGACAGAACAACGAGAAGATTTGCCATATGATATTGATGGTATTGTTATTAAAGTGAATGCTTTAGAACAACAAGAAGAACTTGGATTTACCCAAAAATCACCGCGTTGGGCTATTGCATATAAATTCCCTGCAGAAGAAGTAATAACAGAGTTGTTAGATATTGAGTTAAGTATTGGTAGAACGGGTGTTGTGACACCAACAGCAATACTGGAACCGGTAAAAGTTGCAGGAACAACTGTTTCTCGCGCTTCGTTACATAATGAAGATTTGATACATGAGAAAGATATTAGGATTGGTGACAGTGTTGTCATTAAAAAAGCTGGAGATATTATCCCTGAAGTTATCAAGAGCGTGTTAGATAGACGTCCTGAAAATGCAGAACAATATAATATGCCTACACATTGTCCTAGTTGTGATCATGAGTTAGTAAGGATTGAAGGCGAGGTTGCATTACGCTGTATCAATCCGAAATGCCAAGCACAATTAGTAGAAGGTTTAATACATTTTGTTTCTAGACAAGCTATGAACATTGACGGTCTAGGCACAAAAATTATTCAACAATTATATGAAAATGAACTGATAAAAGATGTAGCTGATATTTTCTACCTTACGAAAGCGGACTTAGAACCACTTGATCGCATGGGTGAGAAAAAAATCGATAACCTGCTTAAAGCTATCGAATTAGCAAAATCTAATTCTCTTGAACAATTATTGTTTGGATTAGGTATAAGACATCTAGGTGTGAAAGCAAGTCAAGTCATTGCAGAAAAATATAGTACCATGGATAAGTTGTTTGATGTTACAGAAGAAGATTTGATAGCAATCCACGATATTGGACATAAATTAGCACAATCAGTAGTGACTTATTTAGAAAATGAAGATATTCGTGCACTGATTGAAAAATTAAAAGCTAAAAATGTTAATATGACTTATAAAGGTGTTAAGACAAGTGAACTTGAAGGACATCCTGAATTTAAAGATAAAACAATTGTCCTTACTGGTAAGCTGTATCAAATGACACGAAATGAAGCATCAAAATGGTTAGCGTTACAAGGTGCAAAAGTAACAAATAGTGTTACTAAAAGTACAGATTTGGTCATTGCAGGTGAGGATGCTGGATCTAAGCTAACTAAAGCAGAAAAATTCGGTACCGACATTTGGTCTGAAGAAGACTTTGTTCAGAAACAAAAAGAAATTGAGGGATAG